A genomic region of Polyangiaceae bacterium contains the following coding sequences:
- the cas6 gene encoding type I-MYXAN CRISPR-associated protein Cas6/Cmx6 has translation MSATPPPDRVDLEFVLTGTLVPRDHGYSLFGALARVLGDLHGATWLAVHPLAGVPRPDGLLALQPHRGGLCLRVEPAHIPRVLGLAGKTLDIDGHRVHVGVSRVYPLHPAAALTARLVVIKGFQDPEPFTEAVKRQLDSLGVSATIEVGRRRMVTIAGDKVIGFGTTLRGLSEEGSLVVQRAGIGGRQRMGCGVFGPGG, from the coding sequence GTGAGCGCTACACCTCCTCCCGATCGCGTTGACCTCGAGTTCGTTCTCACCGGTACGCTCGTCCCGCGTGATCACGGCTATTCCCTCTTTGGTGCGCTCGCCCGCGTGCTTGGCGATCTGCACGGAGCCACCTGGCTCGCTGTGCATCCGCTTGCTGGTGTTCCACGCCCCGATGGGCTCCTTGCGTTGCAGCCGCATCGTGGCGGGTTGTGCTTGCGCGTCGAGCCCGCTCACATTCCGCGCGTCCTCGGACTTGCCGGCAAGACGCTCGATATCGACGGCCATCGCGTTCACGTCGGCGTTTCACGCGTATACCCCTTGCACCCCGCAGCGGCTCTCACCGCGCGTTTGGTGGTCATCAAAGGGTTTCAGGACCCGGAACCATTCACGGAAGCCGTCAAGCGACAACTCGATTCGCTTGGTGTATCCGCGACGATCGAAGTGGGTCGCAGGCGCATGGTCACGATCGCCGGCGACAAGGTCATCGGGTTTGGCACGACGCTTCGAGGTTTGTCCGAGGAAGGATCGCTCGTCGTGCAGCGCGCAGGCATCGGCGGACGTCAACGCATGGGGTGTGGGGTGTTTGGTCCAGGGGGGTAG
- a CDS encoding DNA polymerase II produces the protein MSDRGFLLTTTYRSYDDRTEVRLHAVLESGHRALIVDDRLKPYLFVREHDWALAARVTAARVEPTNLCAFDGESVARIDAPNPEHLGDMRDKLERASIEPLESDVRFVQRWLVDHGIFSSFHIDGVYEERGRAGRIYKNPRLTPARFVPRLTVMSFDIETSLDGKHLFSIASTGAGGDRVFIIHHDETTKFPDYVDVFSDERSLLLAFFDHVRLADPDVLTGWSLPDFDLPAIVEFCKRAKIPCELGRGGGGITIRRDPGFTREARAFVPGRAVLDGLSLVRGAFVKLDDYRLETAARSILGRGKLFGHDDRGAKIESSFLHDPTSLAEYNLEDARLVRDILTKLSLVELAVERSLLTGLPPDRVGGQIAAIDSLYLGALRTRGRVAPSVRKVQQFEPIVGGLVLDATSGVYRNVAVYDFKSLYPSIIRTFQIDPLTYVGEMDPRDKRRDVIVTPSKAAFRRGATGGPPGILPELVAELGHERSRARSAGDERRAYAIKILMNSMYGVLGAPASRLFSPVVANAIPIAGQYVIRAAARAVARRGYRVLYGDTDSIFVDVGELDHARVRERAEVLREQISADVAQVLREEFDVESHLELALQKVYLRLLLPELRTSAGGSKKRYAGLLTSQSGFEVDIVGLEAVRRDASPLSRRFQRELLEHVFHDKPVGPFVRAFVANVRAGRNDDELVLQKALRKPLEAYTKTTPPHVKAARRSQDAPGRTVSYVVTRHGPEPVNALTAPPDHEHYVNRELRPLADSILRLVGSVDFDDLIGAPKQLSLF, from the coding sequence ATGTCCGACCGCGGGTTTCTCCTGACGACCACGTATCGGTCTTATGACGACCGAACCGAAGTTCGTCTGCACGCGGTGCTCGAAAGCGGCCATCGCGCCCTCATCGTCGATGATCGCCTAAAGCCCTACCTGTTCGTCCGCGAACACGATTGGGCCCTAGCCGCTCGCGTTACGGCGGCCCGTGTGGAACCGACAAACCTTTGCGCATTCGACGGCGAAAGCGTCGCTCGTATCGACGCGCCAAACCCTGAACACCTCGGCGACATGCGCGACAAACTCGAACGCGCCTCCATCGAGCCCCTGGAAAGCGACGTACGCTTCGTCCAGCGATGGCTCGTCGACCACGGCATCTTCAGCTCGTTCCATATCGATGGGGTTTACGAAGAACGGGGACGCGCCGGACGCATCTACAAAAATCCTCGTTTGACGCCCGCGCGATTCGTCCCTCGATTGACGGTCATGTCCTTCGACATCGAAACGAGCCTCGATGGAAAACACCTGTTTTCGATTGCTTCCACGGGCGCCGGTGGAGATCGCGTATTCATCATTCATCACGACGAGACCACGAAGTTCCCCGATTATGTGGATGTTTTTTCAGACGAACGGTCGCTGCTTCTTGCCTTTTTCGACCACGTGCGCCTCGCGGATCCAGATGTTTTGACGGGCTGGAGCTTGCCCGATTTCGACCTGCCAGCCATCGTCGAATTCTGCAAACGCGCCAAGATCCCCTGCGAGCTTGGTCGAGGTGGCGGAGGCATCACGATTCGCCGTGATCCTGGTTTTACGCGGGAAGCTCGAGCATTCGTTCCGGGCCGCGCCGTGCTCGATGGCCTTTCGCTCGTGCGCGGAGCATTCGTCAAACTGGACGATTATCGGCTGGAAACGGCGGCGCGCTCCATTCTGGGCCGAGGCAAACTGTTTGGTCACGATGATCGCGGCGCCAAAATCGAATCGTCCTTTCTTCATGATCCCACCTCGCTCGCCGAATACAACCTGGAAGATGCTCGGCTCGTCCGCGATATTTTGACAAAATTGTCGCTCGTGGAATTGGCCGTCGAACGCAGTTTGCTCACGGGATTGCCGCCGGATCGCGTGGGAGGACAAATCGCTGCAATCGATTCGCTCTATCTCGGAGCGCTACGCACACGCGGTCGCGTGGCGCCGTCGGTGCGCAAGGTGCAGCAATTCGAGCCCATCGTGGGCGGCCTGGTGCTCGATGCAACATCGGGAGTTTATCGCAATGTAGCGGTGTACGACTTCAAGAGCTTGTACCCGAGCATCATTCGGACGTTTCAAATCGATCCGCTGACGTATGTGGGAGAAATGGATCCACGGGACAAACGTCGCGATGTCATCGTTACGCCGAGCAAAGCGGCATTTCGGCGCGGAGCTACTGGGGGACCTCCGGGCATTTTGCCCGAATTGGTCGCCGAGCTTGGGCACGAGCGATCACGTGCGCGGAGCGCTGGAGACGAGCGGCGAGCATACGCGATCAAAATTCTCATGAATTCGATGTACGGCGTGCTCGGCGCACCCGCATCGCGGCTCTTCAGTCCGGTCGTCGCAAATGCCATTCCCATTGCGGGGCAATACGTGATTCGCGCCGCGGCCCGAGCCGTTGCAAGGCGTGGCTATCGTGTGCTTTATGGAGACACCGATTCGATCTTCGTCGACGTAGGCGAGCTGGATCATGCGCGAGTTCGTGAGCGGGCGGAGGTGCTGCGCGAGCAAATATCAGCGGACGTAGCGCAGGTATTGCGCGAAGAATTCGACGTCGAGAGTCATCTCGAATTGGCATTGCAAAAAGTGTATTTGCGCCTCTTGCTTCCAGAATTGCGGACGAGCGCTGGAGGAAGCAAAAAGCGTTACGCGGGGCTTTTGACATCGCAAAGTGGATTCGAAGTGGACATCGTGGGGCTCGAAGCCGTGCGTCGGGACGCGAGCCCCCTTTCGCGACGGTTTCAGCGCGAGCTGCTCGAGCATGTATTCCACGACAAACCGGTGGGCCCGTTCGTGCGCGCGTTCGTTGCAAATGTGCGCGCGGGGCGCAACGACGACGAGCTGGTGCTGCAGAAAGCGTTACGCAAGCCGCTCGAAGCGTATACGAAGACGACGCCACCGCATGTGAAGGCCGCGCGAAGATCGCAGGATGCGCCAGGACGAACTGTTTCGTACGTCGTCACCAGACATGGTCCCGAGCCGGTAAATGCTTTGACTGCGCCGCCGGATCACGAGCATTACGTGAATCGCGAGCTGCGCCCTTTGGCCGATTCCATATTGCGGCTCGTGGGCTCGGTGGACTTCGACGATCTCATCGGCGCGCCCAAGCAGCTTTCGCTGTTTTGA
- a CDS encoding aldo/keto reductase — translation MQYTRLGRTALKVSRLCLGTMNFGPHTTEEDSFRIMDRALELGINFFDTANVYGWKRGEGITENIIGRWFAQGGGRRERTVIATKVYGTMGDWPNEGHLSAMHIRRACEASLKRMQTDHIELYQMHHIDRDAPWEEVWQAMETLVSQGKVTYVGSSNFAGWHIAQANEAAKSRHFMGLVCEQSLYNLIDRTIELEVIPACQSYGLGLIPWSPLKGGILGGALQKMNEGRRTSEFAQKNVDKYRDKLEKFEGLCAEIGQKPADVALAWLLAQPAVTGPIVGPRTVEQLDENARVLDLKLSDDTLKKLDEIFPGPGGRAPEAYAW, via the coding sequence ATGCAATACACTCGTCTCGGCCGCACGGCTCTCAAAGTCAGTCGCTTGTGCCTCGGTACCATGAACTTCGGCCCGCACACGACCGAAGAGGATTCGTTCCGCATCATGGACCGCGCGCTCGAGCTTGGTATCAACTTCTTCGACACGGCCAATGTGTACGGTTGGAAGAGGGGCGAAGGCATTACCGAAAACATCATTGGGCGTTGGTTTGCCCAAGGCGGCGGCCGGCGCGAACGCACGGTCATCGCCACGAAAGTGTATGGTACCATGGGTGATTGGCCCAATGAGGGGCACCTGTCGGCGATGCACATTCGTCGCGCTTGCGAGGCGTCGCTCAAGCGCATGCAAACGGATCACATCGAGCTTTACCAGATGCATCACATCGACCGTGATGCGCCATGGGAAGAAGTATGGCAAGCCATGGAGACGCTCGTTTCGCAGGGCAAAGTCACGTACGTCGGTTCGTCCAACTTTGCCGGTTGGCACATTGCGCAAGCCAATGAAGCGGCCAAATCACGGCACTTCATGGGCCTCGTTTGCGAGCAAAGCTTGTACAATCTCATCGATCGCACCATCGAGCTCGAAGTGATTCCCGCGTGTCAATCGTACGGGTTGGGATTGATTCCGTGGAGCCCGCTGAAGGGTGGCATTTTGGGCGGTGCGCTTCAGAAAATGAACGAAGGGCGGCGCACGAGCGAATTTGCGCAGAAGAACGTGGACAAGTACCGCGACAAACTCGAAAAATTCGAGGGTCTTTGTGCAGAAATTGGGCAAAAGCCGGCCGACGTGGCGCTCGCGTGGCTTTTGGCGCAACCGGCCGTGACGGGACCGATCGTTGGACCACGAACGGTCGAACAGCTCGATGAAAACGCTCGCGTGCTGGATTTGAAGCTCAGCGACGATACGCTGAAGAAGCTCGACGAGATCTTTCCGGGGCCCGGTGGCCGAGCCCCGGAAGCGTACGCTTGGTGA
- a CDS encoding mechanosensitive ion channel family protein, with protein sequence MNETIQKYVDAAVQIGMNVGLKILGALVLWIIGRIVIRAVLGILDKSLSDRKLDATVSRYVNSVCSVMLNILLMLAVLSVFGIETTTFAGLLAALGVAVGVAWSGLLANLAAGVFMIVLRPFKVGDYVIAAGVEGTVNAVGLFVTEIDTPDNVRTFIGNGKVFADTIKNFSANSYRRVELVAQLSGEADVDKAIATLKEKLKTIPNVSKKPEPCVEVLTFTLAGPVLAVRPFCHTDHYWDVYFATNKLINDELGKLGFPAPMNPVLVKQHKAA encoded by the coding sequence ATGAACGAAACCATTCAGAAATATGTCGACGCTGCTGTGCAGATCGGCATGAACGTTGGCTTGAAAATCCTCGGCGCGCTCGTGCTGTGGATCATCGGGCGCATCGTCATCCGCGCAGTCCTCGGCATTCTCGACAAGAGCCTCAGCGATCGAAAGCTCGACGCCACCGTGTCGCGTTACGTCAATTCGGTGTGCAGCGTCATGCTGAACATCCTGCTCATGTTGGCCGTACTCAGCGTATTCGGCATCGAAACGACGACGTTCGCGGGCCTGCTCGCTGCCTTGGGTGTTGCCGTCGGTGTGGCATGGTCCGGCCTTCTCGCGAACTTGGCAGCGGGCGTCTTCATGATCGTGCTGCGCCCGTTCAAGGTGGGTGATTACGTCATCGCGGCCGGCGTCGAAGGTACGGTAAACGCCGTCGGCTTGTTCGTCACGGAAATCGATACCCCCGACAACGTGCGCACGTTCATTGGCAATGGCAAAGTCTTTGCCGATACCATCAAAAACTTCTCCGCCAATTCGTATCGTCGCGTCGAGCTCGTCGCGCAGCTTTCCGGCGAGGCCGACGTCGACAAGGCGATTGCGACGCTCAAAGAAAAACTCAAGACGATTCCCAATGTATCGAAGAAGCCCGAGCCTTGCGTCGAAGTGCTCACCTTCACGCTAGCGGGTCCGGTGCTCGCCGTACGGCCGTTCTGCCATACGGACCATTATTGGGACGTGTATTTCGCGACGAACAAGCTCATCAATGACGAGCTTGGCAAATTGGGCTTCCCGGCTCCCATGAATCCGGTTCTCGTCAAGCAGCACAAAGCAGCTTGA
- a CDS encoding helix-turn-helix transcriptional regulator, which translates to MDADRDLAGTLAKNVKQLREARGMTQQQIAKLANVPRATWAHLESGEANPTLSVLHRVATALQVSIEELLSAPRSVVRHYTKGSLPVRSPGQATVRKLLPDAIAGMEIDRIELPSNGRMTGVPHTPGTREYLTVESGEMQLVVAGEKFLVQPGDVVVFRGDQRHSYHNPGRDIAVGYSVVVLAHVD; encoded by the coding sequence ATGGATGCCGATCGTGATCTTGCGGGCACGCTGGCCAAGAACGTCAAGCAACTGCGCGAAGCCCGCGGTATGACGCAGCAGCAGATCGCAAAGCTCGCCAATGTTCCGCGAGCGACGTGGGCGCATCTCGAGTCTGGCGAGGCAAACCCGACACTTTCGGTGCTGCATCGAGTTGCGACGGCGCTTCAAGTTTCGATCGAAGAGCTCTTGAGCGCACCTCGCAGCGTCGTGCGGCATTATACCAAAGGGAGTTTGCCCGTGCGCTCTCCGGGCCAAGCGACGGTGCGCAAGCTCTTGCCCGATGCCATTGCAGGAATGGAAATCGATCGAATCGAGCTTCCTTCGAATGGGCGGATGACGGGCGTACCGCACACGCCTGGGACGCGTGAATATTTGACCGTGGAATCAGGCGAGATGCAGCTCGTCGTCGCCGGCGAAAAGTTTTTGGTGCAGCCTGGGGATGTCGTGGTTTTCCGCGGAGATCAGCGGCATTCGTACCACAATCCAGGGCGTGACATCGCCGTGGGTTATTCGGTCGTGGTTCTGGCCCACGTGGATTGA
- a CDS encoding 6-phosphofructokinase gives MTNVVEFGTPAALPPSDRRLLLVFDGGDAPGYASAAVALTEEASKRGYEVWAATEGFRSLTLDARSEPRFERLIVSRRERYAMLAKGIPARSMGRRVLDAGSDFRSERYLGFHEVKNRRAAAETLRAQGFTHVIGVGGNGTFEGLKALLEHTSPRPTAGFVNVSVDNDLAGDRAIGFLSGVEAGATIARGLYEDAYTHKRIYLLEMMGNRSGRHALHCGVAARAHLIVLPFFQFPGVVLKEIAEALARTEYALVVVAEGYEREKRQAHCPGASASEFFRLQLESAGLVDTPQKRVIAEPFTRSIRGIRPAFLDVSAAYLKASLLCDAFEEGKSEIMPFVLASNDVGVRPFPMVVREDRVERAFLPLLERLRLPGFTSWIRENFTNETTSL, from the coding sequence ATGACGAACGTCGTCGAATTTGGCACCCCAGCCGCTCTGCCGCCATCGGATCGGCGGCTTCTGCTCGTCTTCGATGGTGGCGATGCACCTGGCTACGCGTCCGCAGCAGTTGCACTTACGGAAGAAGCCTCGAAGCGTGGATACGAAGTATGGGCCGCTACGGAAGGCTTTCGGTCGCTCACGCTGGATGCGCGCAGTGAGCCGCGTTTCGAGCGGCTGATCGTGAGTCGGCGAGAACGTTATGCGATGTTGGCCAAGGGCATACCTGCGCGCAGCATGGGTCGTCGCGTGCTCGATGCCGGCAGTGATTTTCGCAGTGAGCGCTACTTGGGGTTTCACGAGGTGAAAAACCGCAGAGCCGCGGCGGAGACGCTGCGAGCACAAGGTTTTACGCATGTCATCGGCGTCGGCGGCAATGGCACGTTCGAAGGGCTGAAAGCTCTGCTCGAACACACGTCTCCGCGGCCCACGGCGGGATTCGTCAACGTATCGGTGGACAACGATCTCGCCGGAGATCGCGCCATTGGGTTTCTTTCCGGCGTCGAGGCTGGGGCCACGATTGCCCGAGGTCTGTACGAGGATGCGTACACGCACAAGCGCATTTATCTGCTCGAAATGATGGGCAACCGTAGCGGACGGCACGCGCTTCATTGCGGCGTTGCGGCCCGTGCCCATCTCATCGTTTTGCCATTTTTCCAATTCCCCGGCGTCGTGTTGAAGGAAATTGCGGAAGCCCTGGCGCGCACCGAATATGCGCTCGTTGTCGTCGCCGAGGGGTACGAGCGGGAAAAACGACAAGCCCATTGTCCTGGAGCTTCGGCGTCCGAATTCTTCCGCTTGCAGCTCGAATCCGCGGGCCTCGTCGACACGCCGCAGAAACGCGTCATCGCCGAACCTTTCACGCGATCGATTCGAGGTATTCGCCCGGCATTTCTGGATGTGTCCGCGGCATACCTGAAAGCTTCGCTTTTGTGCGATGCTTTCGAAGAAGGGAAAAGCGAAATCATGCCATTCGTGCTAGCCTCGAACGACGTGGGGGTTCGTCCGTTTCCGATGGTCGTGCGCGAGGATCGCGTCGAGCGGGCTTTTCTGCCTTTGCTCGAACGTTTGCGATTGCCTGGTTTTACGTCATGGATCCGGGAAAACTTCACGAACGAAACAACGAGCCTTTGA
- a CDS encoding HAD family hydrolase, whose amino-acid sequence MSTKCIILDFDGTFTDVEREAAPFVDAFRAAVFDLLGRELPAEWAEHAARITENPGRYGWVHEGRIVAPASADPYIHTTTTAHLMFDAAGVLKDGKTRAAILQALYHHAYENTLTAFRPRAKEVLEALSASGIPTFVVTNARTDAAQKKLRTLGPAGLDRIEVHGDARKFVVGEPETTDERFSHVPEQVSLPGLERPVYPRRGRYYDALAAIMRRVGAAPEEVLVCGDIYELDLSLPLELGMQVHMVTGPKAPAEHEIAWLERFGARASHANDLDVILKRIGR is encoded by the coding sequence TTGAGCACAAAATGCATCATTCTCGATTTTGATGGCACGTTCACCGACGTCGAGCGCGAAGCCGCTCCGTTCGTCGACGCTTTCCGCGCGGCGGTCTTCGACTTGTTGGGTCGCGAGCTTCCTGCGGAGTGGGCCGAGCACGCTGCACGAATCACGGAAAACCCAGGTCGCTATGGTTGGGTACATGAAGGCCGCATTGTCGCGCCGGCAAGCGCAGACCCATACATTCACACGACGACGACTGCACACTTGATGTTCGATGCGGCTGGGGTGCTGAAGGATGGCAAGACGCGGGCGGCCATTTTGCAAGCGCTTTATCACCACGCGTACGAAAATACCCTGACGGCATTTCGTCCTCGCGCGAAGGAAGTTCTCGAGGCCCTTTCGGCATCGGGCATTCCAACGTTCGTCGTGACGAACGCGCGTACGGATGCAGCGCAGAAAAAGCTGCGCACGCTTGGGCCGGCAGGTCTCGATCGAATCGAAGTGCACGGTGATGCGCGCAAGTTTGTCGTGGGCGAACCGGAAACGACCGATGAGCGGTTTTCTCATGTTCCGGAGCAGGTTTCCCTGCCGGGTCTCGAGCGGCCCGTGTATCCGCGCCGCGGTCGATATTACGATGCGCTCGCCGCGATCATGCGTCGCGTGGGAGCGGCCCCCGAAGAGGTTCTCGTGTGCGGGGACATTTACGAGCTCGACTTGTCGCTGCCGCTCGAGCTGGGAATGCAGGTGCACATGGTCACGGGACCCAAGGCGCCTGCGGAACACGAAATTGCCTGGCTCGAGCGTTTCGGTGCGCGAGCGAGTCACGCCAATGACCTCGACGTCATCCTGAAGCGAATTGGACGGTGA